One stretch of Streptomyces sp. NBC_01363 DNA includes these proteins:
- a CDS encoding PadR family transcriptional regulator, whose translation MSRRSGILEFAVLGLLRESPMHGYELRKRLNTSLGIFRAFSYGTLYPCLKTLVANGWLIEEPGAAPADLPPTTGRAVAPASSLAGRRAKIVYRLTAEGKEHFEELLSHTGPDSWEDEHFAARFAFFGQTEHEVRMRVLEGRRSRLEERLEKMRASLARTRERLDDYTLELQRHGMESVEREVRWLNELIESERSGRDQRRSSPGSEAQQNTAGETGGLPRRRGDTPPDPSDDTAK comes from the coding sequence TTGAGCAGACGCTCCGGCATCCTCGAATTCGCCGTTCTTGGCCTGCTCCGCGAGTCCCCGATGCACGGCTACGAGCTGCGCAAGCGCCTCAACACCTCGTTGGGGATCTTCCGCGCCTTCAGCTACGGCACCCTCTATCCCTGCCTCAAGACGCTGGTCGCCAACGGCTGGTTGATCGAGGAGCCGGGGGCCGCCCCTGCCGACCTTCCGCCCACCACCGGCCGTGCGGTCGCCCCTGCGTCCTCACTGGCCGGGCGCCGCGCCAAGATCGTCTACCGGCTGACAGCGGAAGGTAAGGAGCACTTCGAGGAGTTGCTCTCGCACACCGGCCCCGACTCCTGGGAGGACGAGCACTTCGCAGCCCGCTTCGCCTTCTTCGGGCAGACGGAGCACGAGGTGCGGATGCGCGTGCTGGAAGGCCGGCGCAGCCGGCTGGAGGAGCGGCTGGAGAAGATGCGGGCCTCTCTGGCCCGCACCCGCGAGCGCCTCGACGACTACACACTTGAGCTGCAGCGACACGGCATGGAGTCCGTGGAGCGCGAAGTGCGCTGGCTGAACGAGCTCATCGAGAGCGAGCGGTCGGGACGGGATCAGCGACGATCCTCGCCCGGGAGCGAAGCTCAGCAGAACACAGCAGGAGAGACGGGCGGCCTGCCCCGGCGCAGGGGTGACACCCCGCCGGATCCGTCCGACGACACCGCAAAGTGA
- a CDS encoding inositol-3-phosphate synthase, translating into MGSVRVAIVGVGNCAASLVQGVEYYKDADPAGKVPGLMHVQFGEYHVRDVEFVAAFDVDAKKVGLDLADAIGASENNTIKLCDVPNAGVTVQRGHTHDGLGKYYRQTIEESAEAPVDIVQVLKDRKVDVLVCYLPVGSEVAAKFYAQCAIDAKVAFVNALPVFIAGTKEWADKFTEAGVPIVGDDIKSQVGATITHRVMAKLFEDRGVILDRTMQLNVGGNMDFKNMLERERLESKKISKTQAVTSQIRDRELGADNVHIGPSDYVAWLDDRKWAYVRLEGRAFGDVPLNLEYKLEVWDSPNSAGVIIDAVRAAKIAKDRGIGGPILSASSYFMKSPPVQYFDDEARENVEKFIRGEVSN; encoded by the coding sequence ATGGGTTCGGTTCGCGTAGCCATCGTCGGCGTGGGCAACTGCGCCGCCTCGCTGGTCCAGGGCGTCGAGTACTACAAGGACGCCGATCCGGCCGGCAAGGTGCCCGGTCTGATGCACGTCCAGTTCGGCGAGTACCACGTGCGGGACGTCGAGTTCGTCGCCGCCTTCGACGTCGACGCGAAGAAGGTCGGTCTCGACCTCGCGGACGCCATCGGTGCCAGCGAGAACAACACCATCAAGCTCTGCGACGTGCCGAACGCCGGCGTCACTGTCCAGCGCGGCCACACCCACGACGGTCTCGGCAAGTACTACCGCCAGACCATCGAGGAGTCGGCCGAGGCCCCGGTCGACATCGTCCAGGTCCTGAAGGACCGCAAGGTCGACGTTCTCGTCTGCTACCTGCCGGTCGGCTCCGAGGTCGCTGCGAAGTTCTACGCGCAGTGCGCCATCGATGCCAAGGTCGCGTTCGTCAACGCTCTCCCGGTCTTCATCGCCGGCACCAAGGAGTGGGCGGACAAGTTCACCGAGGCCGGTGTCCCGATCGTCGGCGACGACATCAAGTCGCAGGTCGGCGCCACCATCACGCACCGCGTGATGGCAAAGCTCTTCGAGGACCGGGGCGTCATCCTGGACCGCACGATGCAGCTGAACGTCGGCGGCAACATGGACTTCAAGAACATGCTCGAGCGTGAGCGCCTGGAGTCCAAGAAGATCTCCAAGACGCAGGCCGTCACCTCCCAGATCCGTGACCGCGAGCTCGGTGCGGACAACGTCCACATCGGCCCGTCGGACTACGTGGCCTGGCTGGACGACCGCAAGTGGGCGTACGTGCGTCTTGAGGGCCGCGCCTTCGGTGACGTTCCGCTGAACCTGGAGTACAAGCTCGAGGTCTGGGACTCCCCGAACTCCGCCGGTGTCATCATCGACGCCGTCCGCGCCGCGAAGATCGCCAAGGACCGCGGCATCGGTGGCCCGATCCTCTCCGCTTCCTCGTACTTCATGAAGTCCCCGCCGGTCCAGTACTTCGACGACGAGGCCCGCGAGAACGTCGAGAAGTTCATCAGGGGCGAGGTCTCCAACTGA
- a CDS encoding MFS transporter, translating into MAVVGDLHVLLRLRNFRRLLTVRLLSQSADGVFQVALATHVVFSPEKQASAGAIASAMAVLLLPYSLIGPFAGVLLDRWPRRQVFLYGNLLRAALACCTALLILGSVPDWLFYASALCVTAVNRFVLAGLSAALPRVVDSDRLVLANSLSPTAGTLAATAGGGLAFAVRLLLADSDAAVVLLGATLYLASALASLTLAIGLLGPDPDGHRIGLREALAATARGLADGLRHLAERKQATRVLAAMTVMRFCYGALTVMVLMLCRYAWTDSESEGLALLGLAVGVSGAGFFAAAMLTPWAVGRLGRFRWMAVCATGAAVLEPALGLWFVPVPMLVAAFVLGLVTQGAKIATDTVVQTSVEDSFRGRVFSVYDVLFNVAFVGAAAVSALLLPPDGRSTVVVIGVAVLYAVVAVLLFRWDRTGEAR; encoded by the coding sequence ATGGCCGTCGTGGGTGATCTGCACGTTCTTCTGCGCCTTCGGAACTTCCGTCGTCTGCTGACCGTACGACTCCTCTCCCAGTCGGCCGACGGTGTCTTCCAGGTGGCGTTGGCGACTCACGTCGTCTTCTCGCCGGAGAAACAGGCTTCGGCGGGTGCCATCGCCTCCGCGATGGCGGTGCTGCTGCTGCCCTACTCGCTCATCGGCCCCTTTGCCGGCGTCCTGCTGGACCGCTGGCCACGCCGCCAGGTCTTTCTGTACGGAAACCTGCTGCGTGCCGCGCTCGCCTGCTGCACGGCGCTCCTCATCCTCGGTTCCGTGCCCGACTGGCTCTTCTACGCCTCGGCGCTGTGTGTCACCGCGGTCAACCGCTTCGTCCTGGCCGGCCTCTCGGCCGCGCTGCCGCGTGTCGTCGACAGCGACCGACTGGTGCTGGCCAATTCGCTCTCGCCGACCGCCGGGACGCTCGCGGCCACGGCGGGCGGCGGTCTCGCCTTCGCCGTACGACTGCTGCTCGCGGACTCCGATGCCGCAGTGGTACTGCTGGGCGCGACCCTCTATCTCGCTTCGGCGCTGGCCTCCCTGACCCTTGCCATCGGACTCCTCGGGCCGGATCCGGACGGACACCGGATCGGGCTGAGGGAGGCCCTGGCCGCCACCGCGCGGGGGCTGGCCGACGGGCTGCGCCATCTGGCGGAGCGGAAGCAGGCCACCCGGGTACTGGCCGCCATGACCGTGATGCGCTTCTGCTACGGAGCGCTGACCGTGATGGTGCTGATGCTGTGCCGGTACGCCTGGACCGACAGCGAATCCGAAGGCCTGGCTCTTCTCGGACTGGCCGTGGGGGTCTCCGGTGCGGGGTTCTTCGCGGCGGCCATGCTGACACCCTGGGCAGTGGGACGGCTCGGCCGGTTCCGCTGGATGGCGGTGTGCGCGACGGGGGCCGCCGTCCTCGAACCCGCACTGGGGCTGTGGTTCGTCCCCGTACCGATGCTGGTCGCGGCGTTCGTTCTCGGGCTGGTCACCCAGGGGGCGAAGATCGCGACCGACACGGTGGTGCAGACGTCGGTGGAGGATTCCTTCCGCGGCCGGGTTTTCTCTGTCTACGACGTGCTGTTCAACGTTGCTTTCGTGGGAGCCGCCGCGGTCTCCGCACTGCTGCTGCCTCCTGACGGGCGATCGACCGTGGTGGTGATCGGAGTGGCGGTTCTCTACGCGGTCGTCGCCGTTCTGCTGTTCCGATGGGACCGCACCGGAGAGGCTCGCTAG
- a CDS encoding CCA tRNA nucleotidyltransferase, with protein sequence MSNANEDSSRALTQVQHRAVSELLRVSPVADDLARRFQDAGFSLALVGGSVRDALLGRLGNDLDFTTDARPEAVLKIVRPWADSVWEVGIAFGTVGAQKDGYQIEVTTYRSEAYDRTSRKPEVSYGDSIEEDLVRRDFTVNAMAVALPQKEFIDPHGGLEDLAERVLRTPGTPEESFSDDPLRMLRAARFAAQLDFDVAPDVVTAMTEMAGRIEIVSAERVREELNKLLLSTHPRKGLALLVDTGLAQQVLPELPALRLESDEHHRHKDVYEHSLTVLEQAIGLEEDGPDLVLRLAALLHDIGKPRTRRFEKDGRVSFHHHEVVGAKMVKKRMTELKYSNDMVKDVSKLVELHLRFHGYGDGEWTDSAVRRYVRDAGHLLERLHKLTRSDCTTRNKRKAAALSRTYDGLEERIAQLQEQEELDAIRPDLDGNEIMKTLGVGPGPVIGKAYAFLLELRLEHGPMEHDMAVEKLKEWWATQG encoded by the coding sequence GTGTCGAACGCCAATGAAGACAGCTCCCGTGCCCTGACCCAGGTGCAGCACCGCGCAGTCAGCGAACTGCTGCGGGTGTCCCCGGTCGCCGACGACCTTGCTCGCCGTTTCCAGGACGCCGGGTTCAGTCTCGCCCTGGTCGGAGGCTCGGTCCGGGACGCGCTTCTCGGCAGGCTCGGGAACGACCTGGACTTCACGACGGACGCCCGCCCCGAGGCCGTACTGAAGATCGTCCGGCCCTGGGCCGACTCGGTGTGGGAGGTCGGGATCGCCTTCGGCACCGTGGGCGCCCAGAAGGACGGCTACCAGATCGAGGTCACCACATACCGGTCGGAGGCGTACGACAGGACCTCGCGCAAGCCCGAGGTGTCCTACGGCGACTCCATCGAGGAAGACCTCGTCCGCCGTGACTTCACGGTCAACGCGATGGCCGTCGCACTTCCGCAGAAGGAATTCATCGATCCGCACGGTGGTCTTGAGGACCTGGCGGAGCGCGTTCTGCGTACCCCCGGAACACCCGAGGAGTCGTTCTCCGACGATCCGCTGCGCATGCTGCGCGCTGCCCGCTTCGCGGCTCAGCTGGACTTCGATGTCGCCCCCGATGTGGTCACCGCGATGACGGAGATGGCCGGACGGATCGAGATCGTCTCCGCCGAGCGGGTCAGGGAGGAGCTCAACAAGCTGCTGCTCTCCACCCACCCCCGCAAGGGGCTGGCACTGCTCGTCGACACGGGGCTGGCGCAGCAGGTGCTGCCGGAGCTTCCCGCGCTGCGTCTGGAAAGTGACGAGCATCACCGTCACAAGGACGTCTACGAGCATTCGCTGACCGTCCTGGAGCAGGCGATCGGCCTGGAGGAGGACGGCCCTGATCTGGTTCTGCGCCTTGCCGCCCTCCTTCATGACATCGGCAAGCCGAGGACGCGACGCTTCGAGAAGGACGGGCGCGTCTCGTTCCATCACCATGAGGTGGTGGGCGCCAAGATGGTCAAGAAGCGGATGACCGAGCTCAAGTACTCCAACGACATGGTCAAGGACGTCTCGAAGCTGGTGGAGCTTCATCTGCGCTTCCACGGCTACGGCGACGGCGAGTGGACGGACTCCGCGGTCCGTCGGTATGTACGCGACGCCGGCCACCTGCTGGAGCGACTGCACAAGCTGACTCGCTCGGACTGCACCACGCGGAACAAGCGCAAGGCCGCCGCCCTCTCCCGGACCTATGACGGGCTGGAGGAGCGCATCGCGCAGTTGCAGGAGCAGGAGGAGCTGGATGCCATCCGCCCCGACCTGGACGGCAACGAGATCATGAAGACCCTGGGCGTCGGTCCCGGGCCGGTCATCGGCAAGGCGTACGCGTTCCTGCTGGAGCTGCGCCTTGAGCACGGCCCGATGGAGCACGACATGGCGGTCGAGAAGCTCAAGGAGTGGTGGGCCACACAGGGCTGA
- a CDS encoding DUF6049 family protein, translating into MAEPADIQGIGPSPARRWLRRTAALIIGAPLVAALMAGPTAPAAQAGGTGKAPTGSETVDVSLNTLAPSAPVKGDTLTVSGTLTNRGKNTITGATVDLRVGPKVRSRTEIDTAARRTGYVLGSDPAPLGGKYTVKVAKLPSGISQDFTLSVPVDKLELGDDGVYQLGVSLSGQTSRAPYPQVLGIERTFLPWQEEERDSRTKVTYLWPLIASAHVTAETGTDDQQTPVFADDNLAAELAPGGRLEQLVSLGSQLPVTWVIDPDLLASVDAMTGNYRVKSGDTTVAGTNQAVAKQWLTSLEAAVSDGKVVALPFADPDLASIAHRGKNVSGTLSHLQTATEVAGTTVQTILHVKPSTDFAWPVDGAIDPSVVDVATSAGAHKVIARSDSLQETGGLPYTPTAARPIGGGTTAVVADARLSTAFQGDMSKAGNSTLAVQKFLALTLALTEQDTDAERSIVVAPQRMPTVAQAQSMARALHGLDDERWTQPLGLVEAAGAKPDADATTSVPGASQYPRKLRSQELPTQAFQDIKSTQASLNNFQVILTQPERVVTPFGNALNRSMSTSWRGRPLEAQQYRDSVRTYLQDLTNEVQLISKSDVTLSGRSATIPVTVQNRLLQGVDHLVLRLKSENATRLKLNDGGAVAEQPIRIGAGHSQSVKFDAAANVNGQVQMTAQLYTEDGTPYGGEMTFTVKVSELTPTVLLVIAGGLLLLVLAGIRMYTHRKRANAGGATGDDGGEPGQPSDPTPDTGPESGEPSGSGEKVER; encoded by the coding sequence GTGGCCGAGCCGGCAGACATTCAGGGGATCGGTCCCTCTCCTGCCCGCCGGTGGCTGCGGCGCACAGCCGCCCTGATCATCGGGGCGCCGCTCGTCGCAGCTCTGATGGCCGGCCCGACCGCACCCGCGGCGCAGGCCGGCGGGACCGGCAAGGCCCCCACCGGGTCCGAAACGGTCGACGTGTCCCTGAACACCCTGGCTCCGAGCGCGCCGGTCAAGGGGGACACCCTGACCGTCTCCGGCACCCTGACCAACAGGGGCAAGAACACGATCACGGGGGCCACGGTCGACCTTCGGGTGGGCCCGAAGGTCCGCAGCAGGACGGAGATCGACACCGCTGCCAGACGCACCGGATACGTGCTCGGCAGCGACCCCGCCCCACTCGGCGGCAAGTACACCGTGAAGGTCGCGAAACTCCCTTCCGGGATCAGCCAGGACTTCACGCTGTCCGTCCCGGTCGACAAGCTGGAGCTCGGCGACGACGGCGTCTACCAGCTCGGTGTCTCGCTGTCGGGGCAGACCTCCCGGGCCCCGTACCCCCAGGTGCTGGGGATCGAGCGCACCTTCCTGCCCTGGCAGGAAGAGGAGCGTGACTCCAGGACGAAGGTCACCTATCTCTGGCCGCTCATCGCATCGGCCCATGTGACAGCCGAAACCGGCACCGACGATCAGCAGACGCCCGTGTTCGCGGACGACAACCTGGCCGCCGAGCTGGCTCCGGGCGGACGGCTCGAACAGCTGGTCTCGCTGGGCAGCCAACTGCCGGTGACCTGGGTGATCGACCCGGATCTGCTGGCCAGTGTCGACGCGATGACGGGGAACTACCGCGTCAAGTCCGGCGACACCACCGTCGCCGGGACGAACCAGGCCGTTGCCAAGCAGTGGCTCACCTCGCTCGAGGCCGCGGTGTCGGACGGGAAGGTCGTCGCACTGCCGTTCGCCGATCCCGATCTGGCGTCCATCGCACACCGTGGCAAGAACGTCTCCGGCACCCTCAGCCATCTGCAGACCGCCACCGAAGTGGCCGGGACGACGGTACAGACCATCCTCCATGTGAAGCCGTCGACCGACTTCGCGTGGCCCGTCGACGGGGCGATCGACCCGTCGGTCGTCGATGTCGCCACCTCGGCCGGGGCCCACAAGGTGATCGCCCGCAGCGACAGCCTCCAGGAGACCGGCGGTCTCCCGTACACGCCGACCGCTGCCCGGCCGATCGGCGGCGGCACCACCGCGGTGGTCGCCGATGCCCGGCTCTCCACGGCCTTCCAGGGCGATATGTCGAAGGCGGGGAACTCCACCCTCGCCGTGCAGAAGTTCCTCGCTCTGACTCTCGCTCTGACCGAACAGGACACGGACGCGGAGCGCAGCATCGTCGTCGCACCGCAGCGGATGCCCACCGTGGCCCAGGCCCAGTCGATGGCCCGCGCCCTGCACGGACTCGACGACGAGCGCTGGACACAGCCCCTCGGGCTGGTGGAAGCGGCCGGTGCGAAGCCCGACGCGGACGCGACGACCAGCGTCCCCGGGGCCTCCCAGTACCCGAGGAAGCTCCGCAGCCAGGAGCTGCCCACCCAGGCCTTCCAGGACATCAAGTCCACCCAGGCCTCGCTGAACAACTTCCAGGTCATCCTCACCCAGCCCGAACGGGTGGTGACCCCCTTCGGCAACGCACTCAACCGGTCCATGTCGACGTCGTGGCGCGGCAGGCCGCTGGAGGCCCAGCAGTACCGGGACTCCGTCCGCACCTATCTGCAGGACCTCACCAACGAGGTCCAGCTCATCTCGAAGTCGGACGTCACCCTGTCCGGCCGCAGCGCCACGATCCCGGTGACCGTGCAGAACAGGCTGTTGCAGGGCGTGGACCATCTCGTCCTCCGACTGAAGTCGGAGAACGCGACACGCCTCAAGCTCAACGACGGCGGGGCCGTGGCGGAGCAGCCGATCCGGATCGGCGCCGGCCACAGCCAGTCCGTGAAGTTCGACGCGGCGGCCAACGTCAACGGCCAGGTGCAGATGACGGCGCAGCTCTACACGGAGGACGGCACGCCGTACGGCGGAGAGATGACCTTCACCGTGAAGGTCTCCGAGCTCACCCCGACCGTGCTGCTGGTCATCGCCGGCGGGCTGCTGCTCCTGGTCCTCGCGGGCATCAGGATGTACACCCATCGCAAGCGCGCCAACGCGGGCGGCGCGACCGGTGACGACGGCGGCGAACCCGGGCAGCCGAGTGACCCGACTCCGGACACCGGTCCGGAAAGCGGGGAGCCGTCGGGCTCGGGTGAGAAAGTGGAACGTTGA
- the murJ gene encoding murein biosynthesis integral membrane protein MurJ, whose translation MNAPYDGDRGQGAGGAGSSGGPPMPPGPGQVPPTPDPYLQDAYDRDPYRAQDLSVQDPVTEALYDRAAHPPPPPGTYQQPQPLYQQPAAAQYPPDPRIWAQTPPPEPGGLSRHLPYGDNPATTQFVGVDDLVSQASRDDEQPDAFAHLFRDQEGRAGSAPVPPEPEPAPAPAPPKSGGRASGILKSSALMAAGTLVSRLTGFVRSLVITAALGAALLGDSFTIASALPTMIYILTVGGGLNSVFVPQLVRSMKDDEDGGEAYANRLLTLVMVALGVIVAVAVFAAPWLIHVMSPTIAKDAAANSVAVTFARYCLPTIFFMGVHVVMGQILNARGRFGAMMWTPVLNNIVMIFTFGMFIWVYGTSAESQMGVQTIPPDGVRLLGVGTLLGLVVQALAMIPYLREAGFRFRPRFDWKGHGLGKTVKLAKWTVLFVLANQAGVIVVTQLATSAGKLSGKDGAGFLAYSNAQLIWGMPQAIITVSVMAALLPRISRAAHDDDPGAVRDDISQGLRNSAVAIVPVAFAFLALGLPMCTLLYASAGTEAARSMGFILMAFGLGLIPYSVQYVVLRGFYAYEDTRTPFYNTVIVAAVNAAASALCYVVLPARWAVVGMAASYGLAYAVGVGIAWRRLRNRLGGDLDGAHVVRTYARLCLAAIPAAVLGGGVGFAVLLGLGEGAFGSLTALICGGAVLLGVFFVAAKRMRIEEINGMVGMVRGRLGR comes from the coding sequence ATGAACGCGCCGTACGACGGTGACCGCGGTCAGGGTGCGGGCGGAGCCGGGTCTTCCGGCGGGCCCCCGATGCCTCCGGGGCCTGGCCAGGTTCCGCCGACGCCCGATCCGTACCTGCAGGACGCCTACGACCGCGACCCCTACCGCGCCCAGGATCTGTCGGTTCAGGACCCGGTGACCGAGGCGCTGTACGACCGGGCCGCGCACCCGCCGCCGCCCCCGGGCACGTACCAGCAGCCCCAGCCGCTCTACCAGCAGCCGGCCGCGGCCCAGTACCCGCCCGATCCGCGCATCTGGGCGCAGACCCCGCCTCCCGAGCCCGGTGGCCTGTCGCGGCACCTGCCGTACGGCGACAATCCGGCGACCACCCAGTTCGTCGGGGTGGACGACCTCGTCAGCCAGGCTTCCCGGGACGACGAGCAGCCGGATGCCTTCGCGCACCTCTTCCGGGACCAGGAAGGCCGGGCAGGGTCCGCCCCCGTCCCTCCGGAGCCCGAGCCCGCCCCGGCACCCGCTCCGCCCAAATCCGGCGGCCGGGCCTCCGGAATACTGAAGTCCAGCGCGCTGATGGCGGCCGGCACGCTCGTGTCCCGCCTCACCGGATTCGTCCGCAGCCTCGTGATCACTGCCGCGCTCGGTGCCGCACTGCTCGGCGACAGCTTCACCATCGCCTCCGCACTGCCGACTATGATCTACATCCTCACCGTGGGCGGCGGACTGAACTCGGTCTTCGTTCCCCAGCTCGTCCGGTCCATGAAGGACGACGAGGACGGCGGCGAGGCCTACGCCAATCGGCTGCTGACTCTTGTGATGGTCGCGCTCGGTGTAATCGTCGCGGTCGCGGTCTTCGCCGCTCCGTGGCTGATCCACGTGATGTCGCCGACGATCGCCAAGGACGCGGCGGCCAACAGCGTGGCCGTGACCTTCGCCCGGTACTGCCTGCCGACCATCTTCTTCATGGGCGTGCACGTCGTGATGGGCCAGATCCTCAACGCCCGCGGCAGGTTCGGCGCGATGATGTGGACCCCGGTCCTCAACAACATCGTCATGATCTTCACGTTCGGCATGTTCATCTGGGTCTACGGAACGTCCGCCGAGTCCCAGATGGGCGTCCAGACCATTCCGCCGGACGGCGTCCGGCTCCTGGGCGTCGGCACGCTGCTCGGTCTGGTCGTACAGGCCCTGGCCATGATCCCGTACCTGCGCGAGGCCGGTTTCCGTTTCCGCCCGCGCTTCGACTGGAAGGGACACGGGCTCGGCAAGACGGTCAAGCTGGCCAAGTGGACCGTCCTGTTCGTGCTGGCCAACCAGGCAGGTGTGATCGTCGTCACCCAACTCGCGACATCGGCAGGCAAGCTGTCCGGCAAGGACGGCGCCGGTTTCCTCGCCTACTCCAACGCCCAGCTCATCTGGGGCATGCCGCAGGCGATCATCACCGTCTCCGTCATGGCGGCCCTGCTGCCCCGCATCTCCCGCGCCGCCCACGACGACGACCCGGGCGCCGTCCGTGACGACATCTCCCAGGGGCTGCGGAACTCGGCCGTCGCGATCGTGCCGGTGGCCTTCGCCTTCCTCGCACTCGGCCTGCCGATGTGCACCCTCCTGTACGCCTCCGCGGGCACCGAGGCCGCCCGCTCCATGGGCTTCATCCTCATGGCCTTCGGTCTCGGCCTGATCCCGTACTCCGTGCAGTACGTCGTGCTGCGCGGCTTCTACGCCTACGAGGACACCCGCACGCCCTTCTACAACACGGTCATCGTCGCCGCGGTCAACGCGGCAGCCTCGGCCCTCTGCTACGTGGTTCTGCCCGCCCGCTGGGCAGTGGTGGGCATGGCCGCCTCGTACGGGCTCGCCTACGCCGTCGGCGTGGGCATCGCCTGGCGACGGCTGCGCAACCGCCTGGGCGGAGATCTGGACGGTGCTCATGTCGTACGCACCTACGCCCGGCTGTGCCTGGCCGCGATCCCGGCAGCGGTGCTCGGCGGCGGCGTGGGCTTCGCCGTTCTCCTGGGCCTCGGCGAAGGCGCCTTCGGTTCGCTCACCGCTCTGATCTGTGGGGGAGCCGTTCTGCTGGGGGTCTTTTTCGTCGCCGCCAAGCGGATGCGGATCGAGGAGATCAACGGCATGGTCGGCATGGTCCGAGGGCGACTCGGTCGCTGA
- a CDS encoding protein kinase family protein, giving the protein MAERSTAAVDVADNSGDEPLAAKADEATTDGTAEAQNTTGTKPQDTDGERIGSEATLPSPDLHSGHKLAGRYRLEECVTRLDGFSSWRAVDEKLRRAVGVHLLPADHPRARSVLAAARSSALLGDPRFVQVLDAVEEDDLVYVVHEWLPDATELTSLLASGPMDAHDAYQLVSQVSLAMAAAHREGLAHLRLTPGAVLRSSTGQYRIRGLAVNAALRGITADSPQRADTEAIGALLYAALTQRWPYESDAYGLAGLPKGVGLIAPDQVRAGVHRGLSELAMRALANDGATASRQEQPCTTPDELAKAVAAMPRIRPPEPAFTAPPEYQRTTYQQGSYGRPPTGPITAPPTIAVPLAPLQSRTGKALKWAVSALLIAALGLGSWQLAEALLDHNKGSDPADSTQTDPESSDNKPRQPTEPLRIAGATEFMPSGSGIKQNEVPNSVDGDASTAWVTPRYVGYANFGNYSNRRDGSGIVVDLGSVKDVAGITAKMYRSGQKAEVLAADPSASAPSSLSDFPQRLTELGTVGSDLKETFSKPVRTRYVLIHLTELPSDGTGGYRGGISEISVLK; this is encoded by the coding sequence GTGGCGGAACGTAGCACGGCTGCCGTCGACGTGGCCGACAACAGCGGTGATGAACCGCTGGCCGCCAAGGCGGACGAGGCCACGACCGACGGGACGGCAGAAGCTCAGAACACCACAGGCACGAAGCCACAGGACACGGATGGTGAACGCATCGGTTCCGAGGCCACCCTGCCGAGCCCCGATCTGCACAGCGGGCACAAACTTGCCGGACGCTACCGGCTCGAGGAATGCGTCACCCGTCTGGACGGCTTCAGCAGCTGGCGCGCCGTCGACGAGAAACTGCGCCGCGCGGTGGGCGTCCACCTGCTCCCGGCCGACCACCCGCGTGCCCGCTCCGTGCTGGCCGCAGCCCGGTCCTCCGCACTGCTCGGTGACCCACGCTTCGTGCAGGTCCTCGACGCGGTGGAGGAGGACGACCTCGTCTACGTCGTCCACGAATGGCTCCCCGACGCCACCGAGCTCACCTCTCTGCTGGCCTCGGGGCCGATGGACGCGCACGACGCGTACCAGCTCGTCAGCCAGGTCTCCCTGGCCATGGCGGCAGCGCACCGGGAAGGCCTCGCCCATCTGAGGCTCACCCCGGGGGCGGTGCTGCGGAGCTCGACCGGGCAGTACCGGATCCGCGGCCTCGCGGTGAACGCCGCCCTGCGCGGTATCACCGCCGACAGCCCCCAGCGAGCGGACACCGAGGCGATCGGCGCCCTGCTCTACGCCGCGCTGACCCAGCGCTGGCCGTACGAGAGCGATGCGTACGGCCTGGCCGGGCTACCCAAGGGAGTGGGGCTGATCGCCCCCGACCAGGTGCGGGCCGGCGTCCACCGCGGCCTTTCCGAGCTCGCCATGCGCGCGCTCGCCAACGACGGCGCCACTGCCTCCCGGCAGGAGCAGCCGTGCACCACGCCGGACGAGCTCGCCAAGGCCGTTGCCGCGATGCCCCGCATCCGTCCTCCGGAGCCCGCCTTCACAGCGCCTCCCGAGTACCAGCGCACTACCTACCAGCAGGGTTCGTACGGGCGTCCGCCGACCGGTCCCATCACCGCACCGCCCACGATCGCCGTGCCCCTGGCACCGCTCCAGAGCCGCACCGGCAAGGCCCTCAAGTGGGCCGTGTCCGCGCTGCTCATCGCCGCGCTGGGCCTCGGCAGCTGGCAGCTCGCCGAGGCCCTCCTCGACCACAACAAGGGCTCCGACCCCGCGGACAGCACACAGACCGACCCGGAGAGCAGCGACAACAAACCTCGGCAGCCCACCGAACCGCTGCGCATCGCCGGTGCGACGGAGTTCATGCCCAGCGGCTCGGGGATCAAGCAGAACGAGGTACCGAACTCCGTCGACGGCGATGCGAGCACGGCGTGGGTCACCCCGCGCTATGTGGGCTACGCGAACTTCGGCAACTACTCGAACCGCAGGGACGGCAGCGGCATAGTCGTCGACCTGGGCAGCGTCAAGGACGTCGCGGGCATCACGGCCAAGATGTACCGCAGCGGACAGAAGGCCGAGGTACTGGCGGCCGATCCGAGCGCCTCCGCCCCGTCGTCCCTCTCGGACTTCCCGCAGCGCCTCACAGAGCTCGGAACGGTGGGAAGCGATCTGAAGGAGACCTTCTCCAAGCCGGTACGGACCCGCTACGTCCTGATCCATCTCACCGAACTGCCGTCGGATGGAACAGGTGGCTACCGCGGCGGCATCTCGGAGATCTCCGTACTCAAGTGA